A region of Candidatus Methylomirabilota bacterium DNA encodes the following proteins:
- a CDS encoding ABC transporter substrate-binding protein yields the protein MKRSLRSMVALVLLALASAAPAAAQPSGTMTWAVHVTLATRWLDPAETESEITPFMIFYALHDALVKPMPASLNAPSLAESWTVSKDGRVWEFVLRKGARFHNGDPVTGEDVKFSFERYRGAAAPILKERVREVQVVDPGRVRFHLKDPWPDFMTFYGTSASGAAWIVPKKYVEKVGEDGFRRAPIGAGPYKFVSFQPGIELVLEAFDGYWRKAPTVKRLVLRSIPDESTRAAALKRGEVDVAYYLNGPIADDVRRTPGLTLSATRTNGVFFLMFPDQWTAGSPWADRRVRMAASLAIDRQTINEAESLGFSGPTGNIVPRHQEFALPIPPDPYDPKRAKALLAEAGYPNGLDAGEFTPFPPYNSMGEAIANYLSAVGIRTRVRTMERAALLSAWRDKKLKGLFVGATGSAGNASTRFEALATARGVLSYGSIPEVEGLFQAQIQEMDRKKREDMLLQIQRIVHERMIFAPIWENGFIRAFGPRVEEAGLTLIPAFPYSAPLEDVRLKR from the coding sequence ATGAAACGCTCGCTGCGAAGCATGGTCGCGCTGGTCCTGCTCGCGCTGGCGTCCGCGGCGCCCGCCGCCGCGCAGCCGAGCGGCACCATGACGTGGGCCGTCCACGTCACGCTCGCCACCCGCTGGCTCGATCCGGCGGAGACCGAATCCGAGATCACGCCGTTCATGATCTTCTACGCGCTCCACGACGCGCTGGTCAAACCGATGCCCGCGAGCCTCAACGCGCCCAGCCTGGCCGAATCGTGGACCGTGTCGAAGGACGGGCGCGTCTGGGAGTTCGTGCTCCGCAAGGGCGCGCGCTTCCACAACGGCGATCCCGTCACCGGCGAGGACGTGAAGTTCTCCTTCGAGCGATACCGGGGAGCGGCCGCGCCCATCCTCAAGGAGCGGGTGCGAGAGGTGCAGGTGGTGGACCCCGGCCGCGTGCGCTTCCATCTCAAGGACCCCTGGCCCGACTTCATGACGTTCTACGGCACCAGCGCGTCCGGCGCGGCCTGGATCGTCCCCAAGAAATACGTCGAGAAGGTCGGCGAGGACGGGTTCCGAAGGGCGCCCATCGGCGCCGGCCCCTACAAGTTCGTGAGCTTCCAGCCCGGGATCGAGCTGGTGCTGGAGGCTTTTGACGGCTACTGGCGCAAGGCGCCGACCGTGAAGCGCCTCGTGCTCCGCAGCATTCCCGACGAGTCGACGCGCGCGGCGGCGCTCAAGCGCGGCGAGGTGGACGTCGCCTACTATCTCAACGGGCCCATTGCCGATGACGTCCGGCGCACGCCGGGCCTCACGCTGAGCGCGACGCGCACGAACGGCGTTTTCTTCCTGATGTTCCCCGATCAATGGACGGCGGGCTCACCGTGGGCGGATCGTCGCGTCAGGATGGCGGCGAGCCTGGCCATCGACCGCCAGACGATCAATGAAGCCGAGTCTCTGGGGTTCTCGGGGCCCACGGGCAATATCGTTCCTCGCCACCAGGAGTTCGCGCTCCCTATCCCGCCCGATCCATACGACCCGAAGCGCGCGAAGGCGCTCCTCGCCGAAGCCGGCTATCCCAACGGGCTCGACGCGGGCGAGTTCACGCCGTTCCCCCCGTACAACTCGATGGGCGAGGCCATCGCGAACTATCTCAGCGCCGTGGGCATCAGGACCCGCGTGCGCACGATGGAGCGCGCCGCCCTCCTGTCCGCCTGGCGGGACAAGAAGCTCAAGGGACTGTTCGTTGGAGCGACGGGTTCGGCGGGCAACGCCTCGACGCGCTTCGAGGCCCTCGCGACCGCCCGAGGCGTCCTGTCATACGGGTCGATCCCGGAGGTCGAGGGCCTCTTCCAGGCACAGATCCAGGAGATGGACCGCAAGAAACGGGAAGACATGCTCCTCCAGATCCAGCGCATCGTTCATGAGCGCATGATCTTCGCGCCCATCTGGGAAAACGGGTTCATACGGGCCTTCGGGCCGCGCGTCGAGGAGGCCGGGCTGACGCTGATCCCCGCATTCCCCTACTCGGCGCCGCTCGAAGACGTTCGACTGAAGCGATAG
- a CDS encoding CoA transferase produces the protein MSKALDGIRVLDLTQYEAGPSCTQMLAWLGADVIKIEAPAGEPGRTALSDKRGEDAWFFLLLNSCKKGVTLNLKAPRGCAMFKEMVKRADVVVENLGPGAMDRLGLGYEALHKLNPRVIAASVKGFGSGGPYAEYKSFEWIAQAMSGAMSMTGSPDGPPTKAIGGLADTGAGLHTVIGILAAIIQRQATGVGQQIEVAQQDSVVNLLRIHLRDSYATGKPVPRQGNRSLNAAPSNLYRCRPFGPNDYVFIHVATVEMWKALTTILGRPELGDDPRYADRRDRVQFIDEIDPMIEAWTEKRTKHEVLESLAPKGIPCGAVLDSTEILADPHLRQRGMIVELEHPSRGAYPMPGNPVRLSDSPTDMTRAPLLGEHNAEIYGELLGYGSSELDALHRDGVI, from the coding sequence ATGTCAAAAGCGCTCGACGGGATCCGCGTGCTCGACCTGACCCAGTACGAGGCGGGACCGAGCTGCACCCAGATGCTCGCGTGGCTCGGGGCCGACGTCATCAAGATCGAGGCGCCGGCGGGCGAGCCCGGCCGCACGGCGCTCTCCGACAAGCGCGGCGAGGACGCGTGGTTCTTCCTCCTGCTGAACTCCTGCAAGAAGGGCGTGACGCTCAACCTCAAGGCGCCGCGCGGCTGCGCGATGTTCAAGGAGATGGTGAAGCGCGCGGACGTCGTCGTGGAAAACCTGGGCCCGGGCGCCATGGACCGGCTCGGCCTGGGCTACGAGGCGCTCCACAAGCTCAACCCGCGCGTCATTGCAGCCTCGGTGAAGGGCTTCGGCAGCGGCGGGCCGTACGCGGAGTACAAGAGCTTCGAATGGATCGCGCAGGCAATGTCGGGCGCGATGAGCATGACGGGCTCGCCCGACGGCCCCCCCACGAAGGCGATCGGCGGCCTGGCCGACACGGGCGCGGGTCTTCATACGGTGATCGGCATCCTGGCGGCGATCATCCAGCGGCAGGCGACGGGCGTGGGGCAGCAGATCGAAGTCGCCCAGCAGGATTCGGTGGTGAACCTCCTCCGCATCCACCTGCGCGACAGCTACGCGACCGGCAAGCCGGTGCCGCGGCAGGGCAACCGCTCGCTGAACGCGGCGCCGTCGAACCTTTACCGCTGCCGCCCCTTCGGACCGAACGACTACGTCTTCATTCACGTCGCCACCGTGGAGATGTGGAAGGCGCTCACCACGATCCTCGGCCGCCCCGAGCTGGGCGACGATCCGCGCTACGCCGACCGGCGCGACCGCGTCCAGTTCATCGACGAGATCGACCCCATGATCGAGGCGTGGACGGAGAAGCGCACGAAGCACGAGGTGCTGGAAAGCCTGGCGCCGAAGGGTATTCCGTGCGGGGCCGTCCTCGACTCGACCGAGATCCTGGCGGACCCGCACCTGCGCCAGCGCGGCATGATCGTCGAGCTGGAGCACCCGAGCCGCGGCGCCTACCCGATGCCCGGGAACCCGGTGCGCCTGTCCGACTCGCCCACCGACATGACGCGCGCGCCACTCCTCGGCGAGCACAACGCGGAGATCTACGGCGAGCTGCTCGGCTACGGCAGCTCGGAACTCGACGCTCTTCACCGCGACGGCGTCATCTGA
- a CDS encoding thiamine pyrophosphate-binding protein — MGTITGSEVLAQSLRSQGTDTLFYLMGGPMLETEAACIALGIRAIDTRHEQAAALAAHAWTRVTRRPGVCMGCSGPGATNLLTGVANAFTDAAPLVAIGGSSPRVFLGMEAFQEIDQVAVFRPVTKWAERIYDARRIPDVVATAFRQATTGRPGPVYLDLPGDVLGEKVEEESIVYPAAWRPAPRTLGDPGAIREAIALLAKAERPVVIAGSGVWWSDGAAALQAFVETAGIPFYTTPISRGLIPEDHALAFLNARSKAFTEADVVLAVGTRFNWVIQFGRPPRFAADLKVIHVDVNPTQLGHNRAVDVPIAGDARAVLEQLRAEAEGKIDPRRYAAWTGKLRTLDAEKSAEMDKAMSANTAPIHPLRLCKEVRDFLQRDAILIVDGQEILNYGRQAIPTFVPGHRLNSGAFGCMGVGLPFAVGAKVAKPDAQVVVLHGDGSYGINAMEIDTAVRHKIPIVVVISNNGGWTANAPWTRPLPKPGRNLGHTRYDKIAQDLGAHGEFVEKPHEIRPALERAWASGKPAVVNVVTDDKARAQTVRFSAYTT, encoded by the coding sequence ACCTGATGGGCGGGCCCATGCTCGAGACCGAGGCGGCCTGCATCGCCCTCGGCATCCGGGCGATCGACACGCGGCACGAACAGGCGGCGGCGCTCGCGGCGCACGCCTGGACGCGGGTGACGCGGCGGCCCGGCGTCTGCATGGGCTGCTCGGGCCCGGGCGCGACGAACCTGCTCACGGGCGTCGCCAACGCTTTCACCGACGCCGCGCCCCTCGTGGCGATCGGCGGGTCGAGCCCCCGAGTCTTTCTCGGGATGGAGGCTTTCCAGGAGATCGACCAGGTCGCGGTCTTCCGCCCGGTCACGAAATGGGCGGAGCGGATCTACGACGCCAGGCGCATCCCCGACGTGGTCGCGACGGCGTTCCGCCAGGCGACGACGGGGCGCCCAGGCCCGGTCTATCTGGATCTGCCGGGCGACGTGCTGGGCGAAAAGGTGGAGGAAGAGAGCATCGTCTATCCGGCCGCGTGGCGCCCGGCGCCGCGCACGTTGGGCGATCCCGGTGCGATCCGCGAGGCGATCGCGCTCCTCGCGAAGGCCGAGCGCCCGGTCGTCATCGCCGGCAGCGGCGTCTGGTGGTCCGACGGGGCGGCCGCGCTCCAGGCCTTCGTCGAGACCGCGGGCATCCCCTTTTACACGACGCCGATCTCGCGCGGGCTGATCCCTGAAGACCACGCGCTGGCGTTTCTCAACGCGCGGAGCAAGGCCTTCACCGAGGCGGACGTGGTGCTGGCGGTGGGCACGCGCTTCAACTGGGTCATCCAGTTCGGCCGTCCGCCGCGCTTCGCCGCCGACCTCAAGGTCATCCACGTGGACGTGAACCCGACCCAGCTCGGCCACAACCGCGCCGTGGACGTGCCGATCGCGGGCGACGCGCGCGCGGTGCTCGAGCAGCTCCGGGCGGAAGCCGAGGGCAAGATCGACCCGCGCCGATACGCGGCCTGGACGGGCAAGCTCCGGACGCTCGACGCCGAGAAGTCGGCGGAGATGGACAAGGCCATGTCCGCGAACACGGCGCCCATCCATCCGCTCCGCCTCTGCAAGGAGGTGCGCGACTTCCTCCAGCGCGACGCGATCCTCATCGTGGACGGCCAGGAGATCCTCAACTACGGCCGGCAGGCGATCCCGACCTTCGTGCCCGGCCACCGGCTCAACTCGGGCGCGTTCGGGTGCATGGGCGTCGGCCTGCCCTTCGCGGTCGGCGCGAAAGTGGCCAAGCCGGACGCGCAGGTGGTCGTGCTTCACGGCGACGGCTCGTATGGGATCAACGCGATGGAGATCGACACGGCGGTCCGCCACAAGATCCCCATCGTGGTCGTCATCAGCAACAACGGCGGGTGGACGGCCAACGCGCCGTGGACGCGCCCGCTGCCCAAGCCGGGTCGGAACCTCGGCCACACCCGCTACGACAAGATCGCGCAGGACCTGGGCGCCCACGGCGAGTTCGTCGAGAAGCCGCACGAGATTCGGCCGGCGCTCGAGCGCGCCTGGGCCTCAGGGAAGCCGGCCGTCGTCAACGTCGTCACCGACGACAAGGCGCGGGCGCAGACCGTGCGCTTCTCCGCGTACACGACCTAG
- a CDS encoding amidohydrolase family protein, with the protein MARAYNVIDADGHVLEPVDIWDKYIDPAYRGVAPRIIADTDGKERLLIENQVLGSKKGFGVIGAIGSRDHEVPEDTMKYTDGRKGGFDPHARIPDMDLDGIDAAFLYPSVGLFAGAIQDPGLAAAVCRAYNRWLADYCRPYPDRLFGVAMLPLQSIDLAIEEMRYARKELGMRAAFVRPNPYNGRMLHHPDYERFWNAVEELDIAIGLHEGASGGMPQVGVDRFETRGAKHIISHTLEMMLAAMSVIWEGVCDRHPKVRIAFLESGGGWIAGWLDRMDRHFDDKGFNDSGLSMRPTELFRRNCWISFEPVEGSLSVLADYIGPHKILWATDYPHPDGFFPGAPKLIADRPELSAETKRQILAGGARGFYKI; encoded by the coding sequence ATGGCACGCGCGTACAACGTGATCGACGCCGATGGACACGTGCTCGAGCCGGTGGACATCTGGGACAAGTACATCGACCCGGCGTACCGCGGGGTTGCGCCGCGGATCATCGCGGACACCGACGGCAAGGAGCGCCTGCTCATCGAGAACCAGGTGTTGGGAAGCAAGAAGGGCTTCGGCGTCATCGGGGCCATCGGCTCCCGGGACCACGAGGTGCCCGAAGACACCATGAAGTACACGGACGGCCGCAAGGGCGGCTTCGATCCCCACGCGCGGATCCCGGACATGGATCTCGACGGGATCGACGCGGCCTTCCTGTATCCGAGCGTCGGCCTCTTCGCCGGCGCGATCCAGGACCCCGGGCTCGCCGCGGCCGTGTGCCGTGCCTACAACCGCTGGCTGGCCGACTACTGCCGCCCCTACCCAGACCGCCTCTTCGGCGTGGCCATGCTGCCCCTGCAGTCGATCGACCTGGCCATCGAGGAGATGCGCTACGCGCGGAAGGAGCTCGGCATGCGGGCCGCCTTCGTCCGCCCCAATCCGTACAACGGCCGCATGCTCCACCATCCGGACTACGAGCGCTTCTGGAACGCGGTCGAGGAGCTCGACATCGCCATCGGCCTTCACGAGGGCGCCAGCGGCGGAATGCCCCAGGTGGGCGTCGACCGCTTCGAGACGCGCGGGGCCAAGCACATCATCTCGCACACGCTCGAGATGATGCTAGCCGCGATGAGCGTGATCTGGGAGGGCGTCTGCGACCGTCACCCGAAGGTGCGCATCGCCTTTCTCGAATCAGGCGGCGGGTGGATCGCGGGGTGGCTCGACCGCATGGATCGCCACTTCGACGACAAGGGCTTCAACGACTCGGGACTGTCCATGCGCCCGACCGAGCTGTTCCGCCGCAACTGCTGGATCTCGTTCGAGCCCGTCGAGGGCAGTCTCTCCGTCCTCGCCGACTACATCGGCCCGCACAAGATCCTGTGGGCGACCGACTACCCGCACCCCGACGGCTTCTTCCCCGGCGCGCCGAAGCTGATCGCCGACCGGCCTGAGCTGTCTGCGGAGACGAAGCGCCAGATTCTCGCGGGCGGCGCGCGAGGCTTCTACAAAATCTAG